A region of Nostoc sp. ATCC 53789 DNA encodes the following proteins:
- a CDS encoding restriction endonuclease, whose protein sequence is MLTIALLFVLGGVIFLAWLLGFFPPLLPEPKYRSQDFKPDQLPAKSTKASSISPQNFVQQSPAPTQKALLAKNFKKQLPLSKATTRRVRLAKKLKKQANIQYASQVLQRLRSITPIVKLSVVIATLRRISPYVFEELVLTCCLEQGWQIQRNFRYTGDGGIDGRVLILGKLYVIQVKRYTNHINAEHIKDFLSCIEHERASGGFFVHTGITGQLSKQLIRRSNKIILVSGQKLVNFVLNKQLKIVGITIIGKS, encoded by the coding sequence ATGCTTACTATTGCTTTATTGTTTGTACTGGGTGGGGTAATTTTTCTCGCTTGGCTGCTTGGTTTTTTTCCACCTCTTCTTCCTGAGCCAAAGTATCGCTCCCAAGATTTTAAACCTGACCAATTACCAGCCAAGAGTACAAAAGCGTCGTCAATTTCACCTCAAAATTTTGTACAACAAAGCCCAGCACCGACACAAAAGGCTCTCTTAGCTAAAAATTTTAAAAAGCAGTTACCACTAAGCAAAGCAACAACGCGAAGGGTTAGATTAGCTAAAAAGCTTAAAAAGCAGGCAAATATTCAGTACGCCTCTCAAGTGCTGCAACGGCTTCGGAGCATAACTCCCATTGTTAAATTATCAGTAGTAATCGCCACACTGCGTAGGATATCACCTTACGTTTTTGAAGAGTTGGTACTTACTTGCTGCCTTGAACAGGGCTGGCAAATCCAACGCAACTTCCGGTACACTGGTGACGGCGGTATAGACGGTCGCGTATTAATTTTGGGAAAGCTCTATGTAATCCAGGTTAAACGCTACACTAATCACATTAATGCAGAACACATCAAAGATTTTCTGTCTTGTATTGAGCATGAAAGAGCCAGCGGTGGATTCTTCGTGCATACTGGCATAACTGGACAGTTGTCAAAACAGTTGATTCGTCGCTCCAATAAAATAATCTTAGTAAGCGGTCAGAAACTAGTAAATTTTGTCTTAAATAAGCAGTTAAAAATAGTGGGAATAACAATAATTGGTAAGTCTTAA
- a CDS encoding TraM recognition domain-containing protein has translation MTTTTNTQVNANQFIPPGLESALISPAGLGLLACGAVIVVAKYIDAKGGIAKLATARWGGTTEKTAARKLACKQINKRKHNRVSLYVGTPKNIKSEIVNGVRKTCIPEDPATLYLPDAQRGIFVCGGPGCGKSFSMINPLIRSAIDQGFPLALYDFKYAQLESATDAPKGQAPILAGYALKRGYQVTILAPGFAESAVANPIDFLRSNEDSEMARQLAITLNRNFQLGSDDSGNSFFSNAGDQLVQAVFMLAKGTQYPDIMMCQAILGLPKLVKRMEIVENLNFMVREAFAQFVSVAGSPETAASIVGTASGLFSRFMVPAALAAFCGKTNIPLDLKGRQMVIFGMNKEKRDVIAPLLVSILHLIISRNVAYKRACPLVLGIDELPTLYLPALVDWLNQNREDGLISILGLQNLSMLIESYGENTTNAIFGGCATKAFFNPQDDVAAERFSKFLGDEEIKYKQRSRSSGGKGGASISNSDQNSTRKLFDINQFNTLPEGKAVIISPGFRSRGQISIPILQNIHIPQHEINSEAASVKAWYKFQKSLAMKSILKPPADEEMRIRRAEALKLLPLIETQEQLSEYASLI, from the coding sequence ATGACAACAACGACCAACACGCAAGTAAATGCTAACCAATTCATTCCACCAGGACTTGAGTCTGCACTAATTTCACCTGCTGGACTTGGATTACTAGCCTGTGGTGCAGTAATTGTGGTGGCTAAATATATTGATGCTAAAGGAGGTATTGCTAAACTAGCTACTGCCCGATGGGGTGGAACAACAGAGAAGACAGCAGCCCGGAAACTAGCGTGCAAACAAATAAATAAACGTAAACATAATCGTGTGTCGCTGTACGTGGGGACTCCCAAGAATATAAAAAGTGAAATTGTCAATGGTGTCAGAAAAACGTGCATTCCCGAAGATCCAGCAACACTTTACCTACCAGACGCGCAACGGGGGATTTTCGTTTGTGGTGGCCCAGGTTGTGGAAAATCATTTTCAATGATTAATCCGTTGATTCGTTCAGCAATAGATCAAGGATTCCCCTTAGCACTTTATGATTTTAAGTATGCACAGCTTGAATCAGCCACAGATGCACCTAAAGGACAAGCACCAATACTAGCAGGATACGCCCTAAAACGTGGTTATCAAGTCACCATTTTAGCTCCAGGTTTTGCAGAGTCGGCAGTTGCCAATCCGATAGATTTTCTTCGTAGTAATGAAGATTCGGAAATGGCACGGCAGCTGGCAATCACACTCAACCGCAACTTTCAACTCGGTTCGGATGATTCAGGAAATAGCTTCTTCAGCAATGCAGGAGATCAACTGGTGCAAGCAGTTTTTATGCTGGCGAAAGGAACACAATACCCAGATATCATGATGTGCCAAGCAATTCTCGGATTACCGAAGCTAGTCAAGCGTATGGAAATTGTAGAGAACCTGAATTTCATGGTTAGGGAAGCTTTCGCTCAGTTTGTATCTGTAGCTGGTAGCCCAGAGACAGCAGCTAGTATTGTGGGAACAGCAAGCGGATTGTTCAGCCGATTTATGGTTCCGGCAGCATTGGCAGCTTTCTGCGGAAAAACCAATATTCCACTGGACTTGAAAGGACGGCAGATGGTGATATTTGGGATGAACAAAGAAAAGCGTGATGTAATTGCACCGTTGCTTGTCTCCATTCTGCATTTAATAATAAGTAGAAATGTCGCCTATAAACGCGCTTGTCCTCTTGTGCTTGGGATTGATGAATTACCAACATTATATTTACCAGCCTTGGTGGATTGGTTGAACCAAAACCGGGAGGATGGACTAATTTCTATCTTAGGTTTACAAAATCTCTCAATGCTAATTGAATCTTATGGAGAAAATACAACAAATGCCATATTTGGAGGATGTGCTACCAAAGCATTCTTTAACCCTCAAGATGATGTAGCAGCAGAACGTTTTAGTAAGTTCTTAGGTGATGAAGAGATTAAATACAAGCAACGTTCCCGTTCATCAGGAGGAAAAGGCGGTGCAAGTATTTCTAATTCTGACCAAAACAGTACTCGCAAGTTATTTGATATCAATCAATTTAATACCTTACCAGAGGGGAAAGCTGTAATAATTAGCCCAGGTTTCCGTTCTCGCGGACAGATAAGTATACCAATCTTGCAAAATATTCATATTCCTCAACATGAGATTAATTCGGAAGCGGCGAGTGTAAAAGCTTGGTATAAGTTCCAAAAGTCATTAGCCATGAAGTCTATTTTGAAACCTCCAGCAGATGAAGAAATGAGAATTCGTCGGGCAGAGGCATTAAAATTGTTGCCTTTGATAGAAACTCAAGAGCAGCTATCAGAATATGCTAGTTTGATTTAG
- a CDS encoding type IV secretion system protein has translation MLLTILLAQSTGQQPGQNTGTTNSGEIVDGAIDGADLIVKSFANDWAELASGTSSIYIAVVAVSMLVAVVLVSFASLGWYRKFAEEGFSYNFVSEMVFPLLVIIMLTNNGFLLANTTIALKDVSANLNRSILSITRNGVKLKDAIRNVNADQSFILATQTALTECEKLETSQTDSKGNTTNPRQTCIKESIEKAQSDAREAREKRGTVSGTGSWNPLDIGGELVNSAIQGLVYVILSGLSAGFQYIVQLSFLLVAYVAPIFLALSLLPFESKPLYAWLSGWLGLTLILISYSIIVGIVASAIVDKPSSNPLLMQLIQAIFSPLLAVAIGTGGGMSVFTAFTSGIKFSVGLRK, from the coding sequence ATGCTTTTAACTATTCTTTTAGCTCAATCAACAGGTCAGCAACCTGGACAAAATACGGGTACTACTAATTCAGGTGAGATCGTTGATGGTGCTATTGATGGGGCAGATTTGATTGTCAAATCTTTTGCTAATGATTGGGCAGAGCTAGCATCTGGGACAAGTTCTATTTATATAGCTGTTGTGGCTGTATCAATGTTGGTTGCAGTAGTTTTAGTCAGCTTTGCCTCCTTGGGTTGGTATAGAAAGTTCGCTGAAGAAGGTTTTTCTTACAATTTTGTAAGTGAGATGGTTTTTCCCTTGTTAGTAATTATAATGCTGACTAACAATGGTTTTTTATTGGCTAATACCACAATCGCTCTCAAGGATGTGTCGGCTAATCTAAACAGGAGTATCCTAAGTATTACTAGAAACGGTGTAAAGCTGAAAGATGCTATAAGGAATGTGAATGCAGATCAGAGTTTCATTTTAGCTACACAGACAGCTTTGACTGAATGCGAAAAACTTGAAACTTCTCAAACGGATAGTAAGGGCAACACAACAAATCCTAGACAAACTTGCATCAAAGAGAGTATAGAAAAAGCTCAATCAGACGCGCGCGAAGCCAGAGAGAAAAGGGGAACTGTTTCAGGTACGGGAAGCTGGAACCCTTTGGATATTGGTGGTGAACTTGTCAATAGTGCAATTCAAGGTCTTGTTTATGTGATCCTGAGTGGTTTATCCGCAGGTTTCCAATATATAGTGCAATTATCCTTTTTGTTAGTTGCTTACGTTGCACCTATATTCTTGGCATTATCTTTACTGCCTTTTGAAAGCAAGCCTCTTTATGCCTGGTTGTCCGGTTGGCTAGGTTTGACACTAATACTAATTTCATACTCGATAATAGTAGGTATAGTTGCGAGTGCGATAGTTGACAAACCTTCAAGCAATCCATTGTTGATGCAACTAATACAAGCAATTTTTTCGCCATTACTTGCAGTAGCCATTGGCACAGGAGGGGGGATGTCAGTATTCACAGCTTTTACTAGTGGAATTAAATTCTCTGTGGGATTAAGAAAATGA
- a CDS encoding DUF87 domain-containing protein gives MVKIKNSPNVKKVSAFEDFLDLTTIIRLKKGSYNIGAYLLSKKQVSDTNNTLQLVFGYSCTGFHPLFNSDEQVEAIAKAFENGCKEIPQGEKFTFRWSSLCNESEVFEAYRERLTNPVSPESEFLDWGQVARMQELSRRRQRKNIKLNIYTTFTIKPGGTEGGDAVDRAIVKLANFLQRRFTPTGATELTKKNLIQILEKAINVSLRHQQILSEMKLFPSPKTEKELWNDLTYCLGAKSVKVPHTLVFDESGLREEINEASPLKSQYIDQLHATSVLLNNGIPYADRQWVCLPSKNKEKKYVGVMTLAQKPEAFASTRDQVRFLWNVFSREVIYDVEIITEISPADQKLTRLTQQLITRRSRHAEISASKKTIDVASQINTEWSVNAQKQLYTGDTPENLALIVLVYRNSLEEIDDACRLISGYINQPTELIRETQYAWSIWLDTLLIKQKPQLTSPYNRRTTFFTSEIIGLTPVIQNMKADEKGFELIADEGHSSVWIDFSKTKNVMIIGTTGSGKSVLVSSIIAECLAKDMSVLIIDLPNDDGSGTFGDFTPYYNGFYFDISRQSNNIVQPLDLSKIPLEQREDRVKAHRNDVNLIVLQLVLGSQQFEGFLAQTIESLIPLGTKAFYENPDIERRFELAHSAGIGTPEWDNTPTLVDMEQFFCADCIDLGYEDENVDKALNYIRLRLQYWQASSIGNAICKPSTFQTDSKLITFALTNLQSDREAEVFGMSAYIAASRQSLSSTNSMFFMDEASVLLRFPSLSRLVGRKCATARKSGCRIALAAQDVISIAKSEAGEQILQNMPCRLIGRIVPGAARSFSELLGMPREIIDVNETFMPNIQELYTLWLLDYNNKYIRCRYYPSSPLLGLVVNGREEQESRDKFKKNYNDKFTWVAEFSKYYVECIKQGKPL, from the coding sequence ATGGTGAAAATTAAGAATTCTCCAAATGTCAAAAAAGTATCGGCTTTTGAAGATTTTTTGGATTTGACCACAATAATTAGATTGAAAAAAGGCAGCTATAATATTGGGGCGTATTTGTTAAGTAAAAAGCAAGTAAGTGACACGAATAATACTTTACAATTAGTATTTGGATATAGCTGCACAGGGTTTCATCCGTTGTTTAATTCGGATGAACAAGTAGAAGCAATAGCGAAAGCTTTTGAGAATGGTTGCAAAGAAATTCCCCAGGGAGAAAAATTTACTTTTCGCTGGTCTTCTTTATGTAATGAATCAGAAGTATTTGAAGCATATCGAGAGAGATTAACAAATCCAGTATCTCCTGAAAGTGAGTTTCTGGATTGGGGGCAAGTAGCGAGAATGCAAGAACTGTCGCGGCGACGGCAGCGTAAAAATATAAAATTGAACATTTATACAACTTTCACTATTAAACCAGGAGGGACAGAGGGAGGCGATGCTGTAGATAGAGCGATAGTGAAGCTGGCGAATTTTTTACAGCGTCGGTTTACACCAACGGGGGCAACTGAACTGACAAAGAAAAATTTAATCCAGATTCTGGAAAAAGCAATAAATGTATCATTGAGACATCAGCAGATATTATCTGAAATGAAATTATTCCCATCACCGAAAACAGAAAAGGAGCTATGGAATGATTTAACTTATTGCCTGGGAGCGAAAAGTGTAAAAGTGCCACATACACTAGTATTTGATGAATCGGGTTTGAGGGAAGAAATTAACGAAGCGTCACCATTAAAATCACAATATATTGACCAATTACACGCGACTTCAGTACTTTTAAACAATGGGATTCCCTACGCTGATAGGCAATGGGTATGCCTACCAAGTAAAAATAAAGAGAAAAAATATGTAGGAGTGATGACGCTGGCTCAAAAACCAGAAGCATTTGCTTCTACTAGGGATCAGGTGCGCTTTTTATGGAATGTGTTTTCGCGTGAAGTGATTTATGATGTTGAAATCATCACAGAAATCAGCCCAGCCGATCAAAAACTGACTAGGCTAACTCAACAGTTAATAACTAGGCGTTCGCGTCATGCGGAAATTAGTGCCAGCAAAAAAACTATAGACGTAGCATCACAGATTAATACTGAATGGTCTGTAAACGCCCAAAAGCAGTTATACACAGGTGACACGCCAGAAAATCTAGCATTAATTGTTCTTGTATACCGCAACTCGCTGGAAGAAATTGATGATGCTTGCAGACTGATTTCAGGTTATATAAATCAGCCAACGGAGTTAATACGTGAAACCCAGTATGCATGGTCTATCTGGTTAGATACTTTACTGATAAAACAAAAACCCCAACTAACCAGCCCTTACAACAGACGGACAACATTTTTCACGAGCGAGATAATCGGATTAACGCCAGTAATACAGAATATGAAAGCCGATGAAAAAGGCTTTGAATTGATTGCAGATGAAGGGCACTCATCAGTTTGGATAGATTTCTCAAAAACGAAAAATGTAATGATTATTGGGACTACAGGGAGTGGGAAATCAGTATTAGTATCGTCAATTATTGCGGAGTGCTTGGCAAAAGATATGTCGGTATTAATTATAGATTTGCCAAACGATGACGGTTCAGGAACCTTCGGAGATTTTACGCCATACTACAACGGATTCTACTTTGATATCTCCAGACAATCAAATAATATTGTTCAGCCGCTAGATTTATCAAAAATCCCATTAGAACAAAGAGAAGACAGGGTAAAAGCACATCGCAATGATGTAAATCTAATAGTGTTGCAGTTGGTTCTGGGTTCACAGCAGTTTGAGGGGTTCCTTGCTCAAACAATAGAATCGTTGATACCTTTAGGGACAAAAGCTTTTTACGAGAATCCAGATATTGAACGACGTTTTGAGTTGGCACACTCAGCAGGAATCGGAACCCCAGAGTGGGATAACACGCCGACTCTAGTTGATATGGAACAGTTTTTTTGTGCCGATTGTATTGATTTAGGCTATGAGGATGAGAATGTTGATAAGGCGCTCAATTATATACGCTTACGACTACAGTACTGGCAAGCAAGCTCAATAGGAAATGCAATTTGTAAACCTTCAACTTTCCAAACAGACAGCAAGCTAATTACGTTTGCATTAACGAATCTGCAATCAGATAGAGAAGCAGAGGTGTTCGGGATGTCAGCGTATATTGCGGCATCGAGACAATCACTATCATCGACAAACAGTATGTTTTTCATGGATGAGGCGAGTGTATTGCTACGGTTCCCGTCGTTATCTCGGTTAGTAGGCCGTAAATGTGCTACGGCTCGGAAATCAGGATGTCGCATTGCTCTAGCTGCTCAAGATGTGATTTCGATTGCCAAATCAGAAGCAGGGGAACAAATATTACAAAATATGCCTTGTCGATTAATCGGGCGAATTGTCCCTGGGGCAGCGAGAAGTTTTTCGGAATTGCTTGGTATGCCGAGAGAAATTATAGATGTAAATGAAACTTTCATGCCAAACATCCAAGAGCTATATACGTTATGGCTGTTGGACTACAACAATAAATATATAAGATGCCGTTATTATCCTTCATCTCCCCTTTTGGGTTTGGTTGTGAATGGTAGGGAGGAGCAAGAATCACGAGACAAGTTTAAAAAAAATTACAATGATAAGTTCACTTGGGTGGCAGAATTTTCAAAGTATTATGTTGAGTGCATTAAGCAAGGGAAACCATTATGA
- a CDS encoding ribbon-helix-helix protein, CopG family, which produces MKNSKKKKASLPVYLDEFERERLEKIASDWGTSLSTTIKRLIREREINY; this is translated from the coding sequence ATGAAGAATTCCAAAAAGAAAAAAGCTTCTCTACCAGTTTATCTAGATGAGTTTGAACGTGAAAGATTAGAGAAAATCGCCTCTGATTGGGGTACAAGTCTATCAACTACAATCAAAAGGCTGATTAGAGAGAGAGAAATTAATTATTGA
- a CDS encoding type II toxin-antitoxin system VapC family toxin: MYLLDTNICIALLNENPQAVTKFNRFFSQCYLSIIVVAELYKGVYCSQQVAKNLDILAQFTELLPVEPFGIEAAIEFGKIQSELRKIGKPTGEFDALIAAVACSRDDILVTNNIKDFINIPNLKLDNWLES; the protein is encoded by the coding sequence ATGTATCTGCTAGATACCAATATTTGCATTGCACTGCTGAACGAAAATCCCCAAGCTGTTACTAAATTTAATCGCTTTTTCAGTCAATGCTATCTCTCTATCATTGTAGTTGCAGAACTATATAAAGGCGTTTATTGTTCTCAACAGGTGGCCAAAAATCTAGATATATTAGCGCAGTTTACTGAATTACTACCAGTAGAACCATTTGGAATAGAAGCAGCTATCGAATTTGGCAAGATTCAAAGCGAACTCAGAAAAATTGGGAAACCAACCGGAGAATTTGATGCTTTGATTGCTGCTGTAGCTTGTTCTCGTGACGATATTCTTGTTACTAACAATATCAAAGATTTTATTAATATTCCCAACTTAAAATTAGATAACTGGTTAGAAAGTTGA